From a single Planctellipticum variicoloris genomic region:
- a CDS encoding calcineurin-like phosphoesterase family protein, translating into MNRRMGMWVLAGVSAGLMVWGAAGIAANATQRARGIVFHDANNNQKFDAEEKPLPGVRVSNGHQIVTTDSNGRYELPIDDDTTLFVIKPRGWRTPLSEHNLPRFYYVHKPHGSPTLKHPGVAPTGPLPESVDFPLYPQAEPEKFEAILFGDTQPRDQKEVDYIAHDVVEDLVGTKASFGVTLGDIVFDDLAMMEPLNKTIALLGIPWYNVAGNHDINYDAKTRKHANETFERVYGPSYYSFDYGPVHFLVLDDIAWEIDGKTGKGSYHGGLGEEQIAFIKTDLEQIPANQLVVLMMHIPLNEVDDRHGLYRLIEERPFCISISGHTHHHEHLWITDKDGWKGPKPHHHIINVTVCGSWWTGAPDERGIPHTTMADGAPNGYSIISFDGTDYKLDFFAAGRPADHQMEIDAPEEIAVAQVAETPVFVNFFNGSEKSKVEFRVGSGPWQAMAHTREIDPKLQRTYEREEAILNRAKEAKAPPPWRPMSKPKASSHLWKGLLPAGVDAGTHSIEVRATDDFGRTHTDRRVLRVIEGG; encoded by the coding sequence ATGAATCGTCGGATGGGAATGTGGGTGCTGGCCGGTGTCAGCGCGGGGCTGATGGTCTGGGGGGCGGCGGGCATCGCCGCCAATGCCACTCAGAGGGCCAGGGGGATCGTGTTTCACGACGCGAACAACAATCAGAAGTTCGACGCTGAAGAGAAACCGCTGCCGGGCGTCCGGGTGTCGAACGGGCACCAGATCGTCACCACGGACTCCAACGGCCGGTACGAGCTGCCGATCGATGACGACACGACGCTGTTCGTGATCAAGCCGCGCGGCTGGCGGACGCCGTTGAGCGAGCACAACCTGCCGCGGTTCTATTACGTCCACAAGCCGCACGGTTCGCCAACGCTGAAGCATCCGGGCGTGGCGCCGACCGGGCCGTTGCCGGAATCGGTCGACTTCCCGCTCTATCCACAGGCGGAGCCGGAGAAATTCGAGGCGATTCTGTTCGGCGACACGCAGCCGCGGGATCAGAAGGAAGTCGACTATATTGCGCATGATGTGGTCGAAGACCTGGTGGGGACGAAGGCGTCGTTCGGCGTGACGCTGGGGGACATCGTCTTCGATGATCTGGCGATGATGGAACCGCTCAACAAGACGATCGCGCTGCTGGGGATTCCCTGGTACAACGTCGCCGGGAATCACGACATCAACTACGACGCCAAGACCCGCAAGCACGCCAACGAGACGTTCGAGCGGGTTTACGGACCGTCGTACTACTCGTTCGACTACGGTCCGGTGCATTTCCTGGTGCTGGACGACATCGCCTGGGAGATCGATGGCAAGACCGGCAAAGGAAGCTATCACGGCGGGCTGGGCGAAGAGCAGATTGCGTTCATCAAGACCGACCTGGAGCAGATTCCCGCTAATCAGCTCGTCGTACTGATGATGCATATCCCGCTCAACGAAGTCGACGACCGGCACGGGCTGTACCGGCTGATCGAAGAGCGGCCGTTCTGCATTTCAATCTCGGGGCACACGCACCATCACGAGCACCTGTGGATCACCGACAAGGACGGCTGGAAGGGGCCGAAGCCGCATCACCACATCATCAACGTGACCGTCTGCGGAAGCTGGTGGACGGGGGCCCCCGACGAACGCGGCATTCCGCACACCACGATGGCCGACGGCGCGCCGAACGGGTATTCGATCATCTCCTTCGACGGCACGGACTACAAACTCGACTTCTTCGCCGCCGGTCGCCCGGCGGATCACCAGATGGAGATCGACGCCCCGGAAGAGATCGCGGTGGCGCAAGTCGCCGAGACGCCGGTGTTCGTGAACTTTTTCAACGGTTCCGAGAAGTCAAAGGTGGAGTTCCGCGTCGGGTCAGGACCGTGGCAGGCGATGGCGCACACGCGGGAAATCGATCCGAAGCTGCAGCGGACGTATGAGCGCGAAGAGGCGATTCTGAATCGGGCGAAAGAAGCGAAGGCCCCCCCGCCCTGGCGACCGATGTCGAAGCCGAAGGCGTCGTCGCATCTGTGGAAGGGGCTGCTGCCGGCCGGCGTGGATGCGGGGACGCATTCGATTGAGGTCCGGGCGACGGATGATTTCGGCCGGACACATACCGACCGGAGGGTGCTGCGGGTGATTGAGGGGGGCTGA
- a CDS encoding SCP2 sterol-binding domain-containing protein, producing MPTNPPLPPILVADLFPTISDRLLELLRSLEPAEWHLPTSSSRRMVKDVASHLLDGSLRRLSMQRDRYRSPDRNDGLRDEESLVEFLNRLNADWDRATRRLSPQVLIELIEWADAGVAALFQSLDPWGTAIFPVAWAGELHSPNWMDVAREFTEKWHHTQQIFEATGRESTIVERRLMNPCLETFLRALPWTYQDFDAADGSTLAIDVTGEAGGTWHLERTSDGWQQVPSARRTPHATVTLSALDLWRLVTKRRSTAKVRQLLPVIRIDGDHDLADRFLTMTSMMV from the coding sequence ATGCCCACCAATCCTCCTCTGCCGCCGATCCTTGTGGCCGACCTGTTTCCAACGATCAGCGATCGGTTGCTGGAGCTCCTGCGTTCCCTCGAACCGGCAGAATGGCATCTGCCCACCAGCAGTTCCCGGCGGATGGTCAAGGATGTCGCGAGCCATCTCCTTGATGGAAGTCTCCGCCGGCTGTCCATGCAACGGGATCGATACAGGTCGCCAGACCGCAATGACGGCTTGCGGGATGAGGAATCGCTGGTCGAATTCCTGAATCGTCTGAACGCCGACTGGGACCGGGCGACTCGTCGGCTTAGTCCGCAAGTTCTCATTGAATTGATCGAATGGGCTGATGCCGGCGTGGCAGCCCTGTTTCAATCGCTCGACCCGTGGGGCACGGCGATCTTTCCGGTCGCCTGGGCTGGTGAGCTCCACTCGCCGAACTGGATGGACGTCGCTCGCGAATTCACCGAGAAGTGGCACCACACCCAGCAGATTTTTGAGGCGACGGGACGCGAGAGCACGATTGTTGAACGCCGACTGATGAATCCGTGCCTGGAGACTTTTCTCAGGGCGCTGCCATGGACGTATCAGGATTTCGACGCGGCCGACGGCAGCACGCTGGCCATTGATGTCACTGGAGAAGCCGGCGGGACGTGGCATCTCGAACGGACTTCGGATGGCTGGCAGCAGGTTCCGTCAGCGCGCAGAACGCCTCACGCGACAGTCACTCTGTCGGCACTTGATCTTTGGAGACTGGTGACCAAACGTCGGTCAACAGCGAAGGTGCGACAGCTACTGCCAGTGATTCGAATTGACGGAGATCATGACCTCGCGGACCGGTTCCTGACTATGACTTCGATGATGGTTTAA
- a CDS encoding DinB family protein, producing the protein MNAVDLVRRLHQHRHWVNDRLLSVADTLPDEALRRSLPIGQGSIWKSLLHLYAAEFVWLETLLGNESPVADGDLPGQLPGNQAGPGACQSLTELRTWWNRLQERWEAYLQRLSEKDLEDVVYKFSTSSGAGRRFGSRRADVLLHVCTHAQYTTAQVNNMFRQLGAAAIPDVMLITLARQEPAT; encoded by the coding sequence ATGAATGCCGTCGATCTGGTCCGCAGGCTGCACCAGCACCGCCACTGGGTCAATGACCGATTGTTGTCGGTTGCGGACACGCTGCCGGACGAGGCGCTGCGCCGGTCCCTGCCGATCGGGCAGGGTTCGATCTGGAAATCGCTGCTGCATCTGTATGCGGCGGAATTTGTCTGGCTGGAAACGCTGCTCGGCAATGAGAGTCCCGTGGCGGACGGGGATCTGCCGGGGCAGCTTCCGGGCAATCAGGCAGGCCCCGGCGCCTGCCAGTCGCTGACGGAGCTCCGCACGTGGTGGAATCGTCTGCAGGAACGCTGGGAAGCTTATCTGCAGCGGCTCTCCGAGAAGGACCTGGAGGATGTTGTTTACAAATTCAGCACCAGTTCCGGGGCTGGCCGGCGGTTCGGCAGCCGCCGGGCGGACGTTCTGCTGCACGTCTGCACGCACGCGCAGTACACGACGGCCCAGGTCAACAACATGTTTCGCCAGCTCGGCGCGGCGGCGATCCCGGACGTGATGCTGATCACGCTGGCGCGGCAGGAACCGGCAACATAA
- a CDS encoding MBOAT family protein has protein sequence MTGATSFSEPIISVVWPRWLVMWMIAVAVYALLKWLSWQTSPTTHVPAWKHAAYLLAWPGMDAGAFLRLSPAVVVRPSLAEWGFAATKLSLGLLTLFFNSEFLSDCDPYLLGWIGMVGLVLTLHFGLFHLLSCVWRCAGINAAPLMDWPVASTSLSEFWGRRWNRAFRDLTHRFVFRPLLPRLGATGALWAGFALSGLVHDLVISLPAGGGWGLPTLYFLLQSAGITCERSRRGQRLGLGRGIRGWLFTATVLLLPVPLLFHRPFAVNVIVSFLQALGAAT, from the coding sequence GTGACCGGTGCGACTTCGTTTTCGGAGCCAATAATCAGCGTCGTCTGGCCGCGGTGGCTGGTCATGTGGATGATCGCAGTCGCCGTCTACGCACTGTTGAAGTGGTTGAGCTGGCAGACGTCCCCGACGACGCACGTGCCGGCCTGGAAACACGCTGCGTATCTGCTGGCCTGGCCCGGAATGGACGCTGGCGCATTCCTGCGCCTATCCCCAGCGGTCGTCGTCCGCCCGTCACTGGCAGAATGGGGCTTCGCGGCTACCAAGCTCTCTCTTGGACTGCTGACTTTATTTTTCAATTCCGAGTTCCTGTCCGACTGCGATCCGTACCTCCTCGGCTGGATCGGCATGGTCGGTCTTGTGCTGACGCTGCACTTCGGACTGTTTCACCTGCTGTCGTGCGTCTGGCGATGCGCAGGCATCAACGCAGCTCCGCTGATGGACTGGCCGGTCGCCTCCACCAGCCTCAGCGAGTTCTGGGGCCGGCGGTGGAACCGGGCCTTTCGCGACCTAACTCACCGCTTCGTGTTTCGTCCGCTGCTGCCGCGGCTGGGAGCAACCGGCGCACTCTGGGCGGGATTTGCCCTGAGCGGCCTTGTCCATGATCTGGTGATCTCGCTGCCGGCCGGCGGCGGTTGGGGACTCCCAACCCTCTATTTCTTGCTGCAGAGCGCAGGCATCACCTGCGAGCGCAGCCGACGGGGGCAGCGACTCGGCCTCGGTCGCGGCATACGCGGATGGTTGTTCACGGCAACCGTCCTGCTGCTCCCGGTCCCGCTGCTGTTTCACCGCCCGTTTGCCGTCAACGTGATCGTTTCTTTCCTGCAGGCCCTGGGAGCCGCAACATGA
- a CDS encoding DUF1501 domain-containing protein, with protein MKMHSTSEPSFPQLPPLSRRRLLQLGMLGTAGCGLSLSQLLAAEHEAGQYGIRATADNCIMLFLDGGPSHLDMWDMKPQAPDGIRGEFKPISTSLPGYQMSEHLPRMAQLAHRSTVVRSMHHSVNNSHGAAVYTALTGVDRGEVGGLASATDHPHMGPVLAKLRPTPPNVLSHVHLPYITQEGAGNPPQPGFFAGFMGRSYDPLFVLKDPNAPDFKVPELTLETDVSAARLAQRRSLFSTLGSQLPLRKGESGPVEMTAMQDRAMDLLSSEASQRAFRLNEESDADRERYGRNIYGQSTLLARRLIEAGTRVVTVSWAPDANATWDTHGSNFQNLKTTLLPQLDAACSSLVTDLDSRGLLDRTIVAVFGDFGRTPRINANNGGRDHWNFCYSLQLFGGGFRQGQIYGTSDETGAFPASSPLIPGDILSTMYYALGIPPLHEVYDQLHRPNRVVPSGEVQHELLA; from the coding sequence ATGAAGATGCACTCCACGAGCGAACCGTCATTCCCGCAATTACCCCCCCTCTCCCGCCGCCGGCTGCTGCAGCTTGGCATGCTCGGAACGGCCGGCTGCGGGCTGTCGTTGTCGCAGCTCCTGGCCGCGGAGCACGAAGCCGGCCAGTACGGCATCCGTGCGACCGCCGATAACTGCATCATGCTGTTCCTCGACGGCGGCCCCAGCCATCTCGACATGTGGGACATGAAGCCGCAGGCCCCGGACGGCATCCGCGGCGAGTTCAAGCCGATCAGCACCTCGCTCCCCGGCTACCAGATGAGCGAGCATCTCCCCCGAATGGCGCAGCTCGCCCACCGCTCGACCGTCGTCCGGTCGATGCATCACAGCGTGAACAACTCGCACGGGGCCGCGGTCTATACCGCGCTGACCGGCGTCGACCGGGGCGAAGTCGGCGGCCTCGCCTCTGCCACCGATCATCCCCACATGGGACCGGTCCTGGCAAAGCTCCGCCCCACGCCGCCGAATGTGCTGTCGCACGTCCATCTCCCCTACATCACGCAGGAAGGGGCCGGCAATCCGCCGCAGCCGGGGTTCTTCGCCGGCTTCATGGGCCGGTCGTACGATCCCCTGTTCGTTCTGAAGGACCCGAATGCGCCCGACTTCAAAGTCCCGGAACTGACGCTGGAGACCGACGTCTCCGCGGCCCGGCTGGCCCAGCGCCGATCACTGTTTTCGACGCTCGGTTCCCAGTTGCCGCTTCGCAAAGGTGAGTCCGGACCGGTCGAAATGACCGCCATGCAGGACCGCGCCATGGACCTCCTCTCCTCGGAAGCCTCGCAACGGGCCTTCCGGCTCAATGAAGAATCCGACGCCGACCGCGAACGCTACGGCCGCAATATCTACGGTCAGAGCACGCTGCTGGCCCGCCGGCTGATCGAAGCCGGCACCCGCGTCGTCACGGTCTCCTGGGCGCCCGACGCCAACGCCACCTGGGACACCCACGGCAGCAATTTTCAGAACCTCAAGACCACGCTCCTGCCGCAGCTCGACGCCGCCTGCAGCAGCCTGGTCACCGACCTCGACTCGCGCGGCCTCCTCGACCGGACCATCGTCGCGGTCTTCGGGGACTTCGGCCGCACGCCGCGGATCAACGCCAACAACGGCGGCCGCGACCACTGGAACTTCTGCTACAGCCTGCAGCTCTTCGGCGGCGGCTTCCGCCAGGGGCAGATCTACGGAACCAGCGACGAAACCGGCGCCTTCCCTGCCAGCAGCCCGCTCATCCCCGGCGACATCCTCTCGACAATGTACTACGCGCTCGGCATCCCCCCGCTGCACGAAGTCTACGACCAGCTCCACCGCCCGAACCGCGTCGTCCCCTCGGGCGAAGTCCAGCACGAACTCCTCGCGTAG
- a CDS encoding fasciclin domain-containing protein, with product MLHQRWIAVAAVAAVVSLSASSAEAGKCRQNSRKAMRQTQTVAYHQPAVALVAAVAVAAAPEKKDIIDTAVAAGSFKTLAAALKAADLIDTLKGKGPFTVFAPTDEAFAKLPAGTVEDLLKPENKAKLVSILTYHVVAGKVMAADVVKLKEAKTVQGKAAKITVKGGKVMVDGANVVKTDIETSNGVIHVIDAVILP from the coding sequence ATGCTCCATCAACGTTGGATTGCAGTTGCGGCTGTCGCCGCCGTCGTCAGTCTGTCCGCCAGCTCCGCCGAAGCCGGCAAGTGCCGCCAGAACTCGCGGAAGGCGATGCGTCAGACGCAGACTGTCGCCTACCACCAGCCGGCCGTGGCCCTTGTCGCGGCGGTCGCGGTGGCGGCAGCGCCTGAGAAGAAGGATATCATCGATACCGCGGTCGCCGCGGGCAGCTTCAAGACGCTCGCTGCGGCCCTGAAGGCCGCCGATCTGATCGACACGCTCAAGGGCAAGGGCCCGTTCACCGTTTTCGCGCCGACGGATGAGGCTTTCGCTAAGCTGCCGGCCGGCACGGTCGAAGACCTGCTGAAGCCGGAGAACAAGGCGAAGCTGGTTTCGATCCTCACATACCATGTCGTCGCGGGCAAAGTGATGGCCGCCGACGTCGTCAAGCTGAAGGAAGCGAAGACCGTTCAGGGGAAGGCCGCCAAGATCACCGTCAAGGGCGGGAAGGTCATGGTCGACGGGGCGAACGTCGTGAAGACCGACATCGAGACGTCGAACGGCGTGATTCACGTGATCGACGCGGTCATCCTGCCGTAA
- a CDS encoding glycosyltransferase: protein MHALLIPFGSAGDVNPFLGLAAELQRRGHTVTVATNGYFVPKAQALGLETVELGTRDEYLNLLDHPDIWHPTRATGAVLGNHLMPRAVREQFELVRQQQLAHPDLVVVAGSLAFGAITAGEALGVPLAVLHLQPSLLRSDVDPPLLPGMPFGSRTPRWMVRVIFWIADHFIIDPALNKSVGPLRKELGLPRQRRYLKGWIHGTGKTIGLFPAWYATAPDWPANFLQTGFPRFDGTVEPLSPDLQNFLAAGTPPIAVTFGSGMTQAGPYFAAAAQALAALGRRGIILTPFRQQVPDPLPAGVIQQDYVSLKALLPRCAALIHHGGIGTTSQALAAGIPQLIMPLAHDQPDNAHRIERLGVGLALPPKQFTATRLAAQLRRLLDVPKVTEACRTVARHFEHDTAIDDTIRQIEATAGRQTP, encoded by the coding sequence ATGCACGCCTTACTCATCCCCTTCGGCAGCGCCGGCGACGTCAACCCGTTTCTTGGCCTCGCCGCCGAACTCCAGCGCCGCGGCCACACGGTCACCGTCGCCACCAACGGCTACTTCGTCCCCAAGGCTCAGGCGCTCGGGCTCGAAACCGTGGAACTGGGAACCCGTGACGAATACCTGAATCTGCTCGACCATCCCGATATCTGGCATCCGACCCGCGCGACCGGGGCCGTCCTCGGCAATCATCTCATGCCCCGCGCCGTCCGCGAACAGTTTGAGCTCGTCCGGCAGCAGCAACTGGCTCATCCCGATCTCGTCGTCGTCGCCGGCTCGCTCGCTTTCGGCGCTATCACCGCCGGCGAAGCGCTCGGCGTACCGCTGGCCGTCCTGCATCTGCAACCCTCGTTGCTTCGCAGCGATGTCGATCCCCCGCTGCTGCCCGGCATGCCCTTCGGCTCCCGCACCCCCCGCTGGATGGTCCGCGTCATCTTCTGGATCGCTGACCACTTCATCATTGATCCGGCGCTCAACAAATCGGTCGGCCCGCTCCGCAAAGAACTCGGCCTCCCCCGTCAGCGACGCTACCTCAAGGGCTGGATTCACGGCACGGGCAAGACCATCGGCCTGTTCCCCGCCTGGTACGCCACCGCCCCCGACTGGCCCGCCAACTTCCTCCAGACCGGCTTCCCCCGCTTCGACGGAACGGTGGAACCCCTCTCGCCCGATCTGCAGAACTTCCTGGCAGCCGGCACGCCTCCGATTGCCGTCACCTTCGGCAGCGGCATGACGCAGGCCGGACCCTACTTCGCCGCGGCAGCGCAGGCCCTGGCCGCTCTCGGCCGTCGTGGAATTATCCTGACCCCATTCCGCCAGCAGGTTCCCGATCCGCTTCCCGCCGGCGTCATCCAGCAGGACTATGTCTCCCTGAAGGCCCTGCTGCCCCGCTGCGCCGCCCTGATCCATCACGGCGGCATCGGCACAACCTCGCAGGCCCTTGCCGCCGGCATCCCGCAACTCATCATGCCCCTGGCTCACGATCAGCCCGACAACGCCCACCGGATCGAACGCCTCGGCGTCGGCCTCGCGCTCCCGCCGAAGCAGTTCACCGCGACTCGGCTTGCGGCGCAGCTCCGCCGACTGCTGGACGTCCCCAAGGTGACTGAGGCCTGCCGCACCGTCGCCCGACACTTCGAGCACGACACCGCGATCGACGACACCATCCGTCAGATCGAAGCGACGGCCGGTCGCCAGACGCCTTGA
- a CDS encoding PAS domain-containing hybrid sensor histidine kinase/response regulator, with translation MPPSSQSPSQSPSGDSELRLAVEQARYNALIQAAADAIISITPEGCVLDFNSAAERMFRISASEIIGRNIASLMPEPFRTAHDSYLQRYLQTGERRIIGIGREVEARRSDGSIFPVELSITEVQRGDVHFFTGILRDISERKRAETSLLEANEALIRSRFEISAQASELRKMVESSRQLQEAAEAASRAKSEFLANMSHELRTPLTAILGFAELLVDDPDPAVVPEFAGTIVANGRHLLHLLTDILDLARIESGLADSVEEAASPKLLVLDVLRSFEPAVALRKLTLQHFIAPEVPETVLLDVQKFRQILSSLVDNAVKFTHSGGVLVRLLVDPLPDPPQLRVDVVDTGIGMSAGQVSELFSPFSQVDGSLTRSYGGVGLGLALSRRLSEILGGALEVSSVPGRGSTFSFWVALKTTETPTIAAPRLLTSSAMGRIGFRLEGRRILVAEDNPGNLRLLTRILKRVGASLASAENGRIAVDAVRGAIKENRPFDAILMDMQMPVMDGYAATAAIRSLGYRGPVVAVTADTTEQARKNSLAAGCDEYLTKPVDRNQLIAVLERHMLVDQLRAATFDDSAMNG, from the coding sequence ATGCCGCCGAGTTCTCAGTCACCCAGCCAGTCTCCATCTGGCGATTCTGAACTCCGCCTGGCTGTCGAGCAGGCTCGGTACAACGCACTGATCCAGGCGGCCGCCGATGCCATTATCAGTATCACGCCCGAGGGATGCGTCCTGGATTTCAACTCGGCCGCAGAACGCATGTTTCGAATCTCGGCTTCCGAGATCATTGGCCGGAACATTGCCAGCTTGATGCCCGAGCCGTTTCGCACGGCTCACGATTCCTATCTGCAACGCTACTTGCAGACAGGCGAACGCCGGATCATCGGGATCGGACGCGAGGTCGAAGCGCGGCGCAGCGACGGATCGATCTTTCCCGTCGAACTTTCGATTACCGAGGTGCAGCGCGGCGACGTCCACTTCTTCACCGGGATTCTTCGTGACATTTCCGAACGGAAGCGTGCTGAGACAAGTCTGCTGGAAGCCAACGAAGCGCTGATTCGCTCGCGATTCGAAATCTCCGCCCAGGCCTCGGAACTGCGGAAGATGGTCGAGAGTTCGCGACAACTCCAGGAAGCCGCCGAAGCCGCCAGCCGAGCCAAGTCCGAGTTCCTCGCGAACATGAGCCACGAACTGCGGACTCCGCTGACGGCAATCCTGGGCTTCGCGGAATTACTGGTCGACGACCCCGATCCCGCGGTCGTGCCGGAATTTGCTGGCACGATTGTCGCAAATGGCCGCCACCTGCTGCATTTGCTGACGGATATTCTGGACCTGGCTCGAATCGAATCGGGACTGGCCGATTCCGTGGAAGAAGCGGCTTCGCCCAAGCTGCTCGTTCTGGACGTGCTGCGCAGCTTCGAACCCGCAGTGGCGCTGCGGAAACTGACGTTGCAGCACTTCATCGCCCCCGAAGTTCCGGAAACCGTTCTGCTCGACGTGCAGAAGTTCCGTCAGATTCTGAGCAGCTTGGTCGACAACGCCGTGAAATTCACGCACTCGGGCGGTGTGCTCGTGCGGCTGCTTGTTGACCCGCTTCCCGATCCGCCGCAACTCCGCGTCGACGTCGTCGATACCGGCATCGGCATGTCGGCCGGACAGGTCTCAGAGCTGTTCTCTCCGTTTTCTCAGGTCGATGGTTCGCTGACGAGATCGTACGGGGGCGTCGGACTCGGATTGGCGCTCAGCCGTCGGCTCAGCGAAATTCTCGGGGGCGCCCTGGAAGTCAGCAGCGTTCCCGGGCGAGGTTCGACGTTTTCGTTCTGGGTCGCCCTCAAAACGACGGAAACGCCGACGATCGCCGCTCCGCGATTACTCACTTCCAGCGCGATGGGGCGGATCGGATTCCGACTCGAAGGACGACGAATTCTTGTCGCCGAAGACAACCCCGGCAATCTCCGGCTGCTCACGCGGATTTTGAAGCGGGTCGGAGCCAGTCTGGCCTCGGCGGAGAATGGGCGCATTGCCGTCGATGCCGTCCGAGGGGCGATCAAGGAGAATCGGCCGTTCGATGCCATCCTCATGGACATGCAGATGCCGGTCATGGACGGTTATGCCGCCACGGCCGCGATTCGCAGCCTGGGATATCGCGGACCGGTCGTCGCCGTGACCGCCGACACGACGGAACAGGCCCGCAAAAACAGCCTGGCGGCCGGCTGCGACGAATACCTGACCAAGCCGGTCGATCGCAATCAACTGATCGCGGTGCTCGAACGGCATATGCTCGTCGATCAGCTCCGTGCGGCCACCTTTGACGACTCCGCGATGAACGGCTGA
- a CDS encoding PhzF family phenazine biosynthesis protein has translation MPRVRCWQVDAFTDRPFAGNPAAVCWLDDAAPADWMQSVAAEMNLSETAFVRPLGEDLELRWFTPTVEVDLCGHATLATAHALWSSGTAPADRQLRFHTKSGLLTCDRAGEFLELNFPALPAAEAPPSPGVLEALGVRDPLFVGKTRFDHLVVLDSPAAVKSVRPDFRRLGEVPTRGVIVTARSDGAPYDFVSRFFAPAVGVDEDPVCGSAHCCLAPYWAEQLGKTELLAHQISTRGGVLRLKPQGDRVILGGQAVTVWQGELL, from the coding sequence ATGCCCCGAGTCCGCTGCTGGCAGGTCGATGCCTTTACCGACCGCCCCTTTGCCGGAAATCCCGCCGCCGTCTGCTGGCTGGACGACGCCGCTCCTGCCGACTGGATGCAGTCGGTTGCCGCCGAAATGAATCTTTCCGAAACCGCGTTTGTCCGGCCCCTCGGCGAAGACCTCGAACTCCGCTGGTTCACGCCGACCGTCGAAGTCGACCTCTGTGGCCACGCCACGCTGGCGACCGCCCACGCCCTCTGGTCCTCCGGGACGGCCCCCGCAGATCGCCAGCTCCGATTTCATACGAAGAGCGGACTCCTGACCTGCGACCGGGCCGGAGAATTCCTCGAACTCAACTTCCCGGCTCTGCCGGCCGCCGAAGCTCCCCCCAGCCCCGGCGTGCTGGAGGCGCTGGGAGTTCGCGATCCGCTGTTCGTCGGAAAGACACGCTTCGACCACCTCGTGGTGCTCGACTCGCCCGCCGCGGTCAAGTCCGTCCGACCCGATTTCCGCCGACTGGGCGAAGTTCCCACGCGAGGCGTGATCGTCACGGCCAGATCCGATGGCGCTCCGTATGACTTCGTCTCCCGTTTCTTCGCGCCGGCGGTCGGCGTCGACGAGGACCCGGTCTGCGGCTCCGCCCACTGCTGCCTCGCCCCCTACTGGGCCGAGCAACTCGGGAAAACCGAACTGCTGGCCCACCAGATCTCGACCCGCGGCGGCGTCCTCCGCCTGAAGCCCCAGGGAGACCGCGTCATCCTCGGCGGCCAGGCCGTCACCGTCTGGCAGGGTGAACTCCTCTGA